The Edaphobacter flagellatus sequence CTGGCACGGGAGGCGGGGCCAGTGTGTATGTTCCCAAGCCATCGTGGCAGACAGGGACGGGCGTTCCAGCAGATCATGCCAGAGATGTTCCTGATATCAGCTTTCCCAGCGCAGGCCATGACGGGTATTTCACGTGCTTTGCGGCGGCGGGAGGAGATTGCGCCTCGAACTACTTCCTGAATGTTGGTGGCACGTCGAATGCAGCGCCGCTGATGGCGGGCATTGCCGCGATACTGAATCAGAAGCTGGGAGGAGCGCAGGGCAATCTGAATCCGATGCTCTATCGGCTTGCGGCGTCGGCGCCGAATGCGTTTCACGATACGACACCGGCCTCAAGCGGAGTTTCCAACTGCACGGTCAGCATTCCCAGCCTGTGCAACAACAGCACGCCGTCCGCGACAAGCACTCTGGGGGGACAGGCGGGCTATGCGTTGACGACCGGTTACGATCTTGCGACGGGGCTTGGATCGCTGGACGTGGCGAACTTTCTTTCGGCCGCTGCATCGGTATCGCGTCCCAGTGGTGCTGCTACAACGCTTGTGGTTCGTGGAAGCGCGACGACCATTACGAATACGCAGACGGTGACCTTCACCGCAACGGTCAGCGCAAACGCAGCGACAGGGACGGTTCAGTTTTATGCGAACGGCAATGCGTTGGGTGCGCCCGTGGCGGTGTCGTCAGGAGCGGCGACCACGGCTGCGCTTCCTTTTTCGGCGGCGGGAACGTACTACATTACGGCGATGTATTCCGGTGACAGCAACTATGCGGCATCGACGGCGCCGGGCTTCACGCTGGTTGTGACAGGGCTCACTTCGACCACGTCAGTCACCGCATCGAGCACATCAATTCCGGTAGGGACGACAGTGACCTTCAGCACAACAGTGGCCGGTCCCTCAGGCTCGCCCACACCTACAGGATCGGTGCGTTTTCTTGTCGTGGGTGCGAATTATGCAGACTATGTAGCGACGGTGTCGTTGGTGAATGGGACGGCAACAACGCCTATGTTGCGTTTTCCGACAATCGGAAGCTACACGGTGACGGCTCGGTATCTGGGCGATTCGGTGTACTCGCCGTCCACCTCAGTGTCGTTGCCGTACTCGGTCACGAGGCTGTCAGCGACAGTGAGTCTTTCTTCCTCGGGGTCTATCGGAGTGGGGGGCGGTAGCGTTTTCGGAATGTATATCAATACGGCGGTATCGACGATTGGCATGCCTGCACCAACCGGGACGGTACAGCTGTATTCGAATGGAGTCGCCTTGGGCGCTCCTGTCTCGGTAACAGGCAATCAGTCCTTCTCGCCGCCCGAGATCTTTTCAATCGCAGGAACGTTCTCTATCACCGCGTCTTACTCGGGCGATGCCTACCGGCAGCCTTCGACGTCGGCTGCTATCAACCAGACGGTGCTTTCGCAGCCGGCATCGTTCCAGATGACGCACACGACCTCTACGCTTTCTCTTACCGCAGGAGCGAAGACCGCAAACACCGATACGGTCAATGTCATCTCCTCCCTAGGGTTTACCGGGACAGTGAACCTGGCTTGTTCGATCACCTCCAACAGCGGTGCCGCGGCAAATCCGCCGACATGCTTGATAAGCAATCCCAGTCAGGCGCTTGGCCCAAATGGAGTACCGCTCTTTCAATCGACCGTCACGATTGGCTCAACGGCCAGGCCGCTCCATACGGCTTCAGCGGAGGGAACTGATCTTTGGGGGCACCTGGGTAAGGTGAGTGCCTGCGTGCTGGCCCTCTGGCTGTTTCCGATGCGTCGTCGCCGGAGCTGGCGCGCGCTAGCGATCGCTCTGGTTTCGATTGCCGGAATGGCGGCGCTCTCCGGATGCGGCGGAGGGGGTAGCGGGGGAGGATCGCCAACGCCACCTCCACCTGCTGGAACGACTGCGGGAAGTTATACAGTCACCATTTCGGCGACAACGACCGCGGTGGGAATTACTCCACCGCCACCGGTGACGATTGCCCTCACGATTAATTGAGGGCGATCATCAGCGATCGGATAGAGCACGTCGATCAAACATTGAATTTAAAGAAGAGAATATCGCCGTCTTTGACGATGTACTCTTTGCCTTCTGAGCGCAGCAGGCCCTTTTCTTTGACGGCCTGTTCGCTGCCGTACTTGAAGAGGTCTTCGCAGGAGTAGCAGTCGGCTTTGATGAAGCCGCGCTCGAAGTCGGAGTGGATGACGCCGGCTGCGCCTGGAGCTTTGGTGCCGCGCTTGATCGTCCATGCGCGGACCTCCTGCACGCCAGCAGTGAAGTAGGTGATCAGGTCGAGCAGCCGATAGGCGGAGTGGATGAGCCGGTTGAGTCCGGGTTCTTTGAGGCCGACCGACTCCAGAAACTCTGTGCGCTCGCTGGGTTCAAGCAGCGCGATTTCGCTCTCGAGTGCGCCGCAGATGCGAACTACTTGCGAGCCTTCTTCGGCGGCGCGCTTTTCGACGGCCTCGGTGTAGGCGTTGCCGGTCGTCAATGCTGCCTCGTCGACGTTGGCGACGTAGAGCTGCGGCTTCATGGTGATCAGAAAGAGTTCGCGGGCGGCGGCGCGCTCGTCGTCGGTGAGGTCGGCGGTGCGAGCGGGCTTGCCTGCTTCGAGCACGGCCTTGAGCTTGGCGACGGCTGCAGCCTCGGATTTGATCTTTGCGTCCTGGGTATTGCGAGCCAGCTTTTCGACGCGTTGCGCGCGCTTGTCCACGGTGTCGAGATCGGCGAGCAACAGCTCGGTGTTGATGATGTCGATGTCGTGCAGCGGATTGACGCCGCCAGCGACGTGCACCACTTCAGGATCGTCGAAGCAGCGCACGACGTGGCAGATGGCGTCGGTGGCGCGGATGTGGCCGAGGAACTGGTTGCCGAGTCCTTCCCCTTTGCTGGCGCCTTCGACCAGACCGGCGATGTCGATGAACTCCATCGTCGTCGGCACGGTGCGGTTGGGCACGACGAGTTTGGTGATCTGGTCGAGCCGTTCATCGGGGACGACCACGGTGCCGGTGTTCGGCTCGATGGTGCAGAAGGGATAGTTCGCCGCCTGGGCTTTGGCCGAGGTGAGCGCGTTGAAGATGGTGGACTTGCCCACGTTGGGCAGGCCGACGATTCCGCAGTTCAATGGCAAGGGAAGATTCCTCTTCTTCGTTCGGGCGCGGCTGAATGGCTACGCCCTTGAAAGCTATGTACTAACAGGATAGTCGATGCGGCGGGGTTACGCCTTGTGCTGCGCCTTGAAGCGGCGCGCCTTCATGCGGTTTCCACAGATTTTCATATCGCACCAGCGGCGGGAGCGATTTTTGCTGGTGTCGAGAAAGAGCCAGCGGCATTCGGCGTTGGCGCACTCGCGGAGCGATGCTGCGGCTTCGCTGACGAGCAGATCGGCGGCGGACTGCGACAGCATCCATAGCGGAAGCTGCGGGTTTACGGTATCGGTCCAGTGCAGCGTGAAGCCGGAGCCCTTTGCCCAGTGCAGGTTGCAGTTCGCTTGCGCTACGTGCAGATGGTAGTCAAGTTTTTTAATAGCGTCCGGCGACGGAGTTCGTTCATCGAGTAAGGCATAGAAGATCGCAGCTGCGGCCTCACGCAGGTCGATCACAAGTTGGAACGTCTGTTTTGCGGTACGCTCCGATGCTGCCTGTCGCATCTGGCGTGCCTGACGAGGGGAGATCAGCGCGGACTGCTCGGCGAAGCGCAACAGTTCAGCGTAATCGGGAAGGAGCTCTTCCGTACCGGATTCCCGAAATCGCCAGTCCAGCGTATTGACCAGATCGAGTACGGGGTGTCCGGCAATAAGCTCGAAGGGTTTGGCCGCAGAGTTTGTCACAGATTTCGTGGATAACCTTCTAAATGAGCTTTACAGGTTATCCAGCGTTTGTAAATATGGTAACCATCAATGGCGAATACAACGGTTAGTGACGAAAAGATCGAGAAGCGTTCTGGAGGGGTAGACCTTCGTGTGGCGCTGGCCTTTCTTGCGATCTATGTGCTGTGGGGGACGACGTTTCTAGCAATCCGTATTGCAGTGCGTGAGATTCCTCCTCTACTCGCCGCCGGAACGCGCATGTTTATTGCAGGTACCGTTCTCTTCGGCTGGATGCAGTGGCGCGGTGCGGCGCGTCCGACGCGGCAGCAGTGGCGCAGTCTCGCGCTGATGGGCGCGTTGATGTTCGTTGTGGACTACGGGCTGCTGTTCTGGGCGGAAAAGTACGTGCCATCGGGAATCGCGGCTGTTCTATCGGCGACAGTTCCTCTGATGACGATTGCGTTTGAGATCTTTGTCTTCCGCATGCAGCCGCTGCGCTGGAGCCTGGTGGGCGCCGTCCTACTGGGCTTCTGCGGTGTCGGCGTACTCTTGTTGCCGGACCCGCATCAGTCACTGCCGATTGTGCCTGCGCTGGCGATTCTTGTAGGAACGGCTGGGTGGTGTCTGGGGACGGTGCTGAGCCGCAGGCTGGTGCTGCCGGAGTCGAGAGCGGTGACGTCGGGCGGAGCGATGATGATTGGCGGCGCAGTGCTGCTGGTGCTGTCGGCCGGGTTCGGAGAGATGCATCCCTGGCCGCATGTCTCACGAAGCGCGGTGCTTGCGCTTGTCTATCTGATCACCTGCGGATCGCTACTGGCATTTACGGCGTACGTGTGGCTGCTGGGCAAAATGCCTGCCAGCAAGGTGGCGAGCTATGCGTATGTGAATCCCGTCGTGGCGGTGGTGCTTGGATACTTCGTCGCAGGGGAGCAGATTACAACGCATGCGCTGGTGGGTGGTGTGCTGGTGCTGGTCAGCGTCTTTCTGATCCTGCGCAGCAACAAGCCGGCTAAGGCATAACTGCGGCGCGCTGCGTTGTAATGTACGCGATTCTATTGGGCGCATCGGCGCCCGCGTCGGTGTGAGCGAGCGGCG is a genomic window containing:
- a CDS encoding Ig-like domain repeat protein; this translates as MSTRLRGHVPGWAIRSRDRGAVSSNTELNMTFVLSRSPELQAQFEKLLADQQNVDSPRYHQWLTPQQVGEQYGPTQHDLDALSGWFVSQGLVVKEIAPSGLFVHVSGPASSFEAALGVDLHYFEKSGTLHLSPIEEPAIPAALAPIVASISGIAEVEIRPQHHVEVRSLAETANAGGIRPQMTVNGNHFLVPGDLATIFDINSVYSSGLNGAGQKVAVIGRSRVAASDITAFESKTGLANNLPNTVIPTNGVDPGMTNDGDQIEATLDVQRVISAAPRAQVDLVVSGHAGNYDGLYLAAQYEVQTLLDPVMNISFGGCEGYSGVSSVALWDALFSQAASEGISVFVSSGDSGAAECNENGAVVPATQFLSINEICSSSYATCVGGTQFNDLSFNTSYWTNINSSNLASAIGYIPEGAWNEPTYVSSLGGYVGAGTGGGASVYVPKPSWQTGTGVPADHARDVPDISFPSAGHDGYFTCFAAAGGDCASNYFLNVGGTSNAAPLMAGIAAILNQKLGGAQGNLNPMLYRLAASAPNAFHDTTPASSGVSNCTVSIPSLCNNSTPSATSTLGGQAGYALTTGYDLATGLGSLDVANFLSAAASVSRPSGAATTLVVRGSATTITNTQTVTFTATVSANAATGTVQFYANGNALGAPVAVSSGAATTAALPFSAAGTYYITAMYSGDSNYAASTAPGFTLVVTGLTSTTSVTASSTSIPVGTTVTFSTTVAGPSGSPTPTGSVRFLVVGANYADYVATVSLVNGTATTPMLRFPTIGSYTVTARYLGDSVYSPSTSVSLPYSVTRLSATVSLSSSGSIGVGGGSVFGMYINTAVSTIGMPAPTGTVQLYSNGVALGAPVSVTGNQSFSPPEIFSIAGTFSITASYSGDAYRQPSTSAAINQTVLSQPASFQMTHTTSTLSLTAGAKTANTDTVNVISSLGFTGTVNLACSITSNSGAAANPPTCLISNPSQALGPNGVPLFQSTVTIGSTARPLHTASAEGTDLWGHLGKVSACVLALWLFPMRRRRSWRALAIALVSIAGMAALSGCGGGGSGGGSPTPPPPAGTTAGSYTVTISATTTAVGITPPPPVTIALTIN
- the ychF gene encoding redox-regulated ATPase YchF gives rise to the protein MPLNCGIVGLPNVGKSTIFNALTSAKAQAANYPFCTIEPNTGTVVVPDERLDQITKLVVPNRTVPTTMEFIDIAGLVEGASKGEGLGNQFLGHIRATDAICHVVRCFDDPEVVHVAGGVNPLHDIDIINTELLLADLDTVDKRAQRVEKLARNTQDAKIKSEAAAVAKLKAVLEAGKPARTADLTDDERAAARELFLITMKPQLYVANVDEAALTTGNAYTEAVEKRAAEEGSQVVRICGALESEIALLEPSERTEFLESVGLKEPGLNRLIHSAYRLLDLITYFTAGVQEVRAWTIKRGTKAPGAAGVIHSDFERGFIKADCYSCEDLFKYGSEQAVKEKGLLRSEGKEYIVKDGDILFFKFNV
- a CDS encoding CGNR zinc finger domain-containing protein encodes the protein MTNSAAKPFELIAGHPVLDLVNTLDWRFRESGTEELLPDYAELLRFAEQSALISPRQARQMRQAASERTAKQTFQLVIDLREAAAAIFYALLDERTPSPDAIKKLDYHLHVAQANCNLHWAKGSGFTLHWTDTVNPQLPLWMLSQSAADLLVSEAAASLRECANAECRWLFLDTSKNRSRRWCDMKICGNRMKARRFKAQHKA
- a CDS encoding EamA family transporter — encoded protein: MANTTVSDEKIEKRSGGVDLRVALAFLAIYVLWGTTFLAIRIAVREIPPLLAAGTRMFIAGTVLFGWMQWRGAARPTRQQWRSLALMGALMFVVDYGLLFWAEKYVPSGIAAVLSATVPLMTIAFEIFVFRMQPLRWSLVGAVLLGFCGVGVLLLPDPHQSLPIVPALAILVGTAGWCLGTVLSRRLVLPESRAVTSGGAMMIGGAVLLVLSAGFGEMHPWPHVSRSAVLALVYLITCGSLLAFTAYVWLLGKMPASKVASYAYVNPVVAVVLGYFVAGEQITTHALVGGVLVLVSVFLILRSNKPAKA